One region of Peribacillus simplex genomic DNA includes:
- the minC gene encoding septum site-determining protein MinC, whose protein sequence is MNKRIQQNVMIKGTKDGFMLHLDDSCSFSELLKELEVKLSANYQFQENDPSISVKVHTGNRYLDEKQEEKIKEVIHKKKKLFVDEMISNVLTKEEAKRWKDENQVTTVTKVIRSGQVFEVPGDLLLIGDVNPDGTVRAGGNIYIMGQLKGIAHAGYKGNNEAIIAASVMKPAQLRIAGQVNLSPDQYTKWGHDLECAFMDEEENIIIEKLQVLKKYRPNLNRLEGGL, encoded by the coding sequence ATGAATAAAAGAATTCAGCAAAATGTCATGATTAAGGGAACAAAAGACGGGTTTATGCTTCATCTCGATGATTCTTGCTCATTTTCCGAGTTATTGAAAGAGTTAGAAGTGAAGCTTTCGGCAAACTATCAGTTTCAAGAAAATGACCCGTCCATTTCCGTAAAAGTACATACAGGGAACCGCTATCTTGATGAAAAACAAGAAGAAAAGATTAAAGAGGTCATCCATAAAAAAAAGAAGCTTTTCGTTGATGAGATGATTTCGAATGTCCTGACGAAGGAAGAAGCGAAACGCTGGAAAGATGAAAACCAAGTGACGACCGTGACCAAGGTGATCAGGTCGGGACAGGTTTTTGAAGTCCCTGGTGATCTACTTCTAATTGGCGATGTCAACCCCGACGGAACGGTTCGTGCGGGCGGCAACATATATATCATGGGTCAGCTAAAGGGAATAGCCCATGCCGGATATAAAGGGAATAATGAGGCCATAATAGCTGCCTCTGTCATGAAGCCTGCCCAGCTGCGCATTGCTGGACAAGTGAATTTATCTCCTGACCAATATACGAAATGGGGACATGACTTGGAATGTGCCTTCATGGATGAAGAAGAAAATATCATTATAGAAAAACTGCAAGTTTTAAAGAAATATAGACCTAATTTAAATAGATTAGAAGGGGGTC
- the mreD gene encoding rod shape-determining protein MreD, protein MRYFILSFIALFFFVFESIFAQIFAGDAFGSDKILVPHFMMIFVFFLTMYGSRKMGMLYGAILGLTYDVVYTEILGIYMFLLPFLAYLISKCMKILQNSLLVSCLTALLFTAVLEVVIFQMNVILSFADMGFGEFAERRLLPTLLLNLAFIIISCYPLKRMFEKLDLQRETD, encoded by the coding sequence GTGAGATATTTCATCCTTTCTTTTATAGCCTTGTTTTTTTTCGTTTTTGAAAGCATCTTCGCCCAGATATTCGCTGGTGATGCATTCGGGTCCGATAAAATCCTCGTTCCCCATTTCATGATGATTTTCGTCTTTTTCCTGACCATGTACGGATCCAGGAAAATGGGTATGCTTTATGGAGCGATTCTTGGGTTGACTTATGATGTCGTGTATACGGAAATCCTGGGGATTTACATGTTCCTGTTGCCTTTTCTTGCATATCTGATATCGAAATGCATGAAAATCCTGCAAAATAGTTTATTGGTTTCCTGCCTGACGGCGCTTTTGTTTACGGCAGTTTTAGAGGTTGTCATCTTTCAGATGAATGTCATCCTTTCTTTTGCAGATATGGGATTCGGTGAATTTGCGGAACGCAGATTGCTGCCGACATTATTATTGAACCTCGCATTCATTATTATCAGCTGCTATCCTTTAAAAAGAATGTTTGAAAAGCTTGATTTGCAAAGAGAAACGGATTAA
- the mreC gene encoding rod shape-determining protein MreC: MPQFFNKKLLLLLVSIIVLVALIGFSLREREELTWPEQFLKDTTGWVGNVFNKPVSGITGFVGGLKDLQNTYEENKKLKARLDEYVLLKTQVQDLKQENEDLRDNLKKEDDLRKYSPTPATVIGRNPDRWHEMLTINKGKRNGVEKNMAVITSKGLVGKVKTATDFTASVQLLSSIDKANRVSAIVQGDDKAYGLIEGFDDKKNLLLMKRIPYDKKIKKNSLVITSGYGGIFPKGLLIGKVVDVKVDQYGLNQTAYIEPSTDFYDINNVMVVQREVGGVPKESDGEDEAK; the protein is encoded by the coding sequence ATGCCACAGTTTTTTAATAAAAAGCTCCTTCTCTTGCTCGTTAGTATTATCGTTCTCGTGGCATTGATCGGTTTTTCATTAAGAGAGAGAGAAGAGTTGACATGGCCGGAGCAATTCCTGAAAGATACGACAGGCTGGGTCGGAAATGTGTTTAATAAGCCGGTATCGGGTATAACAGGTTTTGTAGGGGGCTTAAAAGACCTTCAAAATACATACGAGGAAAACAAAAAATTGAAAGCCCGCTTGGATGAATATGTATTATTGAAAACCCAAGTCCAAGATTTAAAACAAGAAAATGAAGACCTTCGCGATAACCTCAAAAAAGAAGATGACCTGCGGAAGTATTCACCCACTCCGGCGACGGTCATTGGACGTAATCCTGACCGCTGGCATGAAATGCTGACGATTAATAAAGGGAAGCGTAATGGGGTAGAAAAAAATATGGCTGTCATCACATCCAAAGGGTTAGTCGGTAAGGTGAAAACAGCGACGGATTTCACGGCTTCGGTTCAACTCTTAAGTTCGATCGATAAAGCCAACCGTGTCTCTGCCATCGTTCAAGGTGATGATAAAGCATATGGCTTGATTGAAGGCTTCGATGATAAGAAGAACCTTTTACTGATGAAACGGATACCTTATGATAAAAAGATCAAGAAAAATTCATTGGTCATCACTTCAGGTTATGGAGGGATCTTTCCGAAAGGTTTGCTGATCGGGAAAGTTGTCGATGTCAAAGTGGATCAATATGGATTGAACCAAACCGCATATATTGAACCTTCGACGGATTTTTATGATATTAATAATGTAATGGTCGTTCAGCGTGAAGTGGGCGGTGTACCGAAAGAAAGTGATGGGGAGGATGAAGCTAAGTGA
- a CDS encoding rod shape-determining protein, protein MFGIGARDIGIDLGTANTLVYVKGRGIAVREPSVVAVQTDTKQIVAVGNDAKNMIGRTPGNVVALRPMKDGVIADYETTATMMKYYMKEAQKKGVFGNKPYVMICVPSGITAVEQRAVIDAARQAGARDAYPIEEPFAAAIGADLPVWEPTGSMVVDIGGGTTEVAIISLGGIVTSQSIRIAGDEMDDAIIVYIRKNYNLMIGERTAEAIKMEIGSAGDTEGVDNMEIRGRDLLTGLPKTIEITAEEISKALSDTVSAIVDSVKNTLEKTPPELAADIMDRGIVLTGGGALLRNLDKVISEETQMPVIIAENPLDCVAIGTGKALDHIHLFKTKSRDSR, encoded by the coding sequence ATGTTTGGAATTGGCGCTAGAGATATAGGGATTGATTTAGGAACGGCGAATACGCTTGTATATGTGAAAGGAAGAGGAATCGCAGTACGTGAACCATCGGTTGTAGCTGTGCAAACAGATACAAAGCAAATCGTTGCAGTCGGAAACGATGCGAAAAACATGATTGGCCGTACACCTGGTAACGTGGTTGCCCTACGTCCTATGAAGGATGGAGTGATTGCCGATTATGAAACGACGGCTACCATGATGAAGTACTATATGAAGGAAGCTCAAAAGAAGGGCGTATTCGGTAATAAGCCATATGTCATGATTTGTGTGCCTTCCGGAATTACGGCAGTTGAGCAGCGCGCAGTCATCGATGCAGCTAGACAAGCTGGAGCCCGTGATGCATATCCTATCGAAGAACCGTTTGCAGCAGCGATCGGGGCTGACCTTCCTGTTTGGGAGCCTACAGGCAGCATGGTCGTTGATATTGGCGGTGGAACAACGGAGGTGGCGATCATTTCCCTTGGCGGAATCGTAACAAGCCAATCCATCCGTATTGCCGGTGATGAAATGGATGATGCCATTATCGTTTACATCCGTAAGAACTACAATTTGATGATCGGTGAGCGTACTGCTGAGGCCATCAAAATGGAAATTGGTTCTGCTGGAGACACGGAAGGCGTAGATAACATGGAAATTCGCGGCCGTGACCTATTGACTGGACTACCGAAAACGATCGAAATTACAGCTGAGGAAATATCCAAGGCATTAAGCGACACAGTTTCTGCAATTGTGGATTCCGTGAAAAACACTCTAGAGAAAACACCACCTGAATTAGCAGCTGACATCATGGATAGAGGCATTGTGCTGACAGGCGGGGGTGCTTTACTGCGCAATTTGGATAAAGTCATCAGTGAAGAAACGCAAATGCCGGTGATCATCGCTGAAAATCCGCTGGATTGTGTTGCAATCGGAACGGGTAAAGCGTTGGACCACATTCATTTGTTCAAGACTAAATCAAGAGATTCGCGATAA
- the radC gene encoding RadC family protein, whose amino-acid sequence MLIRDYPKEERPRERFLQDGPQSLSNQELLALLLRTGSKEESVLQLSGRLINSFKGLRLLKEASVEELTVIKGIGEAKAIQILASVELGRRIHKLNDQDRYVIRSPEDGANYCMEEMRFLSQEHFVCLYLNTKNQVLQKTTVFIGSLNASIVHPREVFKEAFRRSAASIICLHNHPSGDPSPSREDIEVTKRLVECGKIIGIEVLDHIIIGEHKYVSLKEKGYL is encoded by the coding sequence ATGTTAATTCGGGATTACCCGAAAGAAGAGAGGCCGCGCGAAAGGTTTCTGCAGGACGGACCGCAAAGTCTATCCAATCAAGAATTGCTTGCTCTGTTATTGAGGACGGGATCAAAGGAAGAATCCGTTCTGCAACTATCGGGCAGGCTCATCAATTCCTTCAAGGGCCTGCGTCTGCTAAAAGAAGCCTCAGTGGAAGAACTGACGGTGATTAAAGGGATTGGTGAAGCGAAAGCGATTCAAATACTGGCCTCTGTCGAACTTGGCAGGAGGATTCACAAATTGAATGATCAAGACCGTTATGTGATTCGATCTCCTGAAGATGGAGCCAATTATTGCATGGAAGAAATGCGGTTTTTGTCACAGGAACATTTTGTCTGTCTCTATTTAAATACGAAAAATCAAGTGCTTCAAAAAACTACGGTCTTCATCGGTAGCCTCAATGCCTCAATCGTTCATCCGCGTGAGGTTTTTAAAGAAGCTTTCAGAAGGTCCGCTGCCTCTATCATCTGTCTTCATAACCACCCCTCCGGAGACCCCTCTCCCAGCAGAGAAGATATTGAAGTGACGAAAAGATTAGTCGAATGTGGTAAAATAATCGGGATTGAAGTATTGGACCATATCATTATCGGGGAACATAAATATGTTAGTTTGAAGGAAAAAGGTTATTTATGA
- a CDS encoding Maf family protein → MQPLILASSSPRRKELLQFLQIPFESMNSNVDESIDENMCPDAAVKDLASRKAEAIAAKFQENWVIGSDTVVVLDGEILGKPASRADGKRMLEMLSGRTHEVYTGVAILFGEHRRVFAEKTEVTFWELPEAEIERYLDSGEPFDKAGSYGIQGYGSLLVKQIKGDYFSVVGLPVSRLARELKAMQADLA, encoded by the coding sequence ATGCAGCCATTGATTTTAGCTTCTTCATCACCACGTCGTAAAGAACTTCTACAATTTCTTCAAATCCCCTTTGAAAGCATGAATTCCAATGTCGATGAAAGTATTGATGAAAACATGTGTCCGGATGCTGCGGTGAAAGACTTGGCCTCCCGTAAAGCGGAAGCCATCGCAGCGAAATTTCAGGAAAACTGGGTAATCGGCTCGGATACCGTTGTTGTCCTTGATGGTGAGATATTGGGGAAGCCGGCAAGCCGGGCAGATGGAAAAAGAATGCTGGAAATGTTATCAGGACGGACACACGAAGTATACACAGGTGTCGCCATCCTATTCGGCGAGCATCGCAGAGTATTCGCAGAAAAGACGGAAGTGACATTTTGGGAGCTGCCAGAAGCTGAAATCGAACGTTATCTGGATAGCGGGGAACCTTTTGACAAAGCTGGCAGCTATGGGATTCAAGGATATGGATCTCTTCTCGTCAAACAAATCAAAGGGGACTATTTCTCTGTCGTCGGGCTTCCGGTCTCAAGATTGGCCCGTGAACTTAAAGCGATGCAGGCAGACTTAGCATAA
- a CDS encoding prepilin peptidase yields the protein MMAIHIYLFVLGLILGSFFNVVGLSVPAGNSFANRRSACPSCGRTLTFIELIPVISYMMQYGKCLGCKARISPLYPSVEMLTGVLFATAPIFLGWSDELWVGWTLISLFMIIFVSDVAYMLIPDKILLFFMAIFTVLRVSFPLSPWWDSIVGAAIGFSLLLLIAVVSKGGMGGGDIKLFAVIGFVLGMKMVLLSFLFACFYGAFLGIIGLLTGVLKKKTLIPFGPYIVLGTLTAYFWGDSLLHWYVTFLR from the coding sequence ATGATGGCTATCCATATCTATCTCTTCGTCTTGGGCTTAATTTTAGGCTCATTCTTTAACGTCGTCGGTTTAAGTGTTCCAGCGGGTAATTCATTTGCGAATCGGCGCTCTGCTTGCCCTTCTTGTGGGCGTACATTGACATTCATCGAGTTGATACCGGTTATTTCTTATATGATGCAATACGGAAAATGCCTGGGCTGTAAAGCAAGGATTTCCCCCCTCTATCCGTCAGTGGAAATGCTGACCGGTGTTTTGTTTGCCACAGCTCCCATATTTCTTGGCTGGTCGGACGAACTCTGGGTTGGCTGGACATTGATTTCATTATTTATGATCATATTCGTGTCTGATGTAGCCTATATGCTCATTCCTGATAAAATACTGCTTTTCTTTATGGCGATTTTTACGGTTCTAAGAGTTTCATTTCCGCTGTCTCCATGGTGGGATTCAATTGTCGGGGCAGCGATTGGCTTTAGCCTGCTGCTATTAATCGCTGTGGTGAGTAAGGGAGGCATGGGGGGCGGTGATATCAAACTATTTGCAGTGATTGGCTTTGTACTGGGAATGAAGATGGTCCTGCTATCGTTTCTTTTTGCGTGCTTTTATGGTGCATTCCTTGGAATCATCGGGTTGCTAACCGGGGTTCTAAAAAAGAAAACACTGATTCCTTTCGGGCCATATATCGTTTTGGGGACTTTGACTGCTTATTTTTGGGGCGATTCCCTTTTACATTGGTATGTAACTTTTCTAAGATGA
- a CDS encoding bifunctional folylpolyglutamate synthase/dihydrofolate synthase, whose protein sequence is MVTTMKEINQFFERRQVQLGMNFGLSRMETLLTNLGDPHKALKYIHIAGSNGKGSTLQYMKEILLAEGVRVASFTSPYLIRLNEQLKINADEISDKDFIATFRELQPFIQEMDSKGNGPTQFEILTAMAFSYFSKKEVDLVLMETGLGGRLDTTNVIQPFLSIITSISLEHTNILGSTLGEIASEKAGIIKSGAPTISGVTAWEPAKVIEEKASSVGVPYYQLGKDFHVVNVKQSECGQSFSFSLGDRSIENVEMQMLGRHQMENAALAIAAVLLGMENIDEKSILKGIGEAKWDGRFEKISDEPLVIIDGAHNPAGIDVLMETLKVHYPEYKYRFIFSSFKDKNYSQMLRGLEKEAIEIIITEFFHERAADAHTLYEKCSHENKSINKDWQAAIREGRRKTGGKEALVITGSLHFLSLVREFLIREDA, encoded by the coding sequence ATGGTAACAACCATGAAGGAAATCAATCAATTTTTTGAACGGCGCCAAGTTCAATTGGGTATGAATTTTGGCTTATCAAGGATGGAAACATTATTAACTAACTTAGGTGACCCACATAAGGCGCTTAAGTATATTCACATTGCAGGATCAAACGGGAAAGGATCTACCTTGCAATATATGAAAGAAATCCTTCTAGCTGAAGGGGTACGTGTCGCTTCCTTCACTTCACCTTATTTAATACGGTTGAATGAACAGCTGAAGATAAATGCGGACGAAATCAGTGATAAGGATTTTATCGCCACATTCCGGGAGCTGCAGCCGTTCATCCAAGAGATGGACAGTAAGGGGAATGGACCTACTCAGTTTGAAATATTGACTGCAATGGCATTTTCTTATTTCAGCAAAAAGGAAGTGGATTTGGTTTTAATGGAAACCGGACTGGGAGGCAGGCTCGATACAACGAATGTCATCCAGCCGTTTCTTTCGATCATTACCTCGATTTCTTTGGAACATACGAATATCCTGGGTAGCACACTTGGGGAAATTGCTTCAGAGAAGGCGGGCATCATTAAAAGCGGGGCGCCGACCATCAGCGGAGTCACCGCTTGGGAACCAGCAAAAGTAATCGAAGAAAAAGCGTCTTCAGTAGGCGTGCCTTATTACCAATTAGGTAAAGACTTTCATGTAGTCAATGTAAAGCAAAGTGAATGTGGGCAAAGTTTCTCCTTTTCGCTTGGAGACAGGTCCATCGAAAATGTGGAAATGCAGATGCTAGGCCGTCATCAAATGGAAAATGCGGCGCTGGCCATTGCTGCTGTCCTATTAGGAATGGAAAATATCGATGAAAAAAGCATCCTTAAAGGAATAGGGGAAGCGAAATGGGATGGACGTTTTGAAAAAATATCGGATGAGCCGTTGGTGATCATTGATGGTGCACATAATCCTGCCGGCATAGACGTATTGATGGAAACGCTAAAAGTGCATTACCCTGAATATAAGTACCGGTTCATATTCAGCTCATTTAAAGATAAAAATTATTCCCAGATGCTTCGTGGACTGGAAAAGGAAGCGATAGAAATCATCATTACTGAATTCTTCCACGAACGGGCGGCGGATGCGCACACGCTCTATGAAAAATGCAGTCATGAAAATAAAAGTATAAACAAGGATTGGCAGGCGGCGATAAGGGAAGGCAGACGGAAAACAGGGGGAAAAGAGGCCCTTGTCATCACAGGTTCCCTTCATTTCCTTTCACTTGTGAGGGAATTCCTAATCAGAGAAGATGCCTAA